In Hymenobacter gelipurpurascens, one DNA window encodes the following:
- a CDS encoding zinc ribbon domain-containing protein, whose protein sequence is MSSMIQFVANHDDLSTDKGFQFKFYCDKCRNGHMSRFQPNSIGIAGELMRAAGSLFGGSFYDAGNAAYHVQRAIGGKAHDAALDKAVQEGKQYFKQCTRCGSWVCPDVCWNHSASLCETCAPDEQEELASQQRQAASEQIRTKTREQDYTKELDFLNTSGLVQCQSCQTKLAPGQKFCPNCGTPSVVAQAKEKFCVGCGSSMKPDQKFCADCGSKQ, encoded by the coding sequence ATGAGCAGTATGATTCAGTTCGTGGCCAACCACGACGACCTTTCCACCGACAAAGGGTTTCAGTTCAAATTCTACTGCGACAAGTGCCGCAACGGCCATATGTCCAGATTTCAGCCGAACAGCATCGGTATTGCGGGCGAGCTGATGCGGGCCGCTGGCAGCCTGTTTGGCGGCAGCTTTTACGATGCCGGCAACGCGGCTTACCACGTGCAGCGCGCCATTGGCGGCAAAGCCCATGATGCAGCCCTGGACAAAGCCGTGCAGGAGGGCAAGCAGTACTTCAAGCAATGCACCCGCTGCGGCAGCTGGGTGTGCCCCGACGTGTGCTGGAACCACAGCGCTAGCCTCTGCGAAACCTGCGCCCCCGACGAGCAAGAGGAGTTAGCGTCCCAACAGCGCCAAGCCGCCAGCGAGCAAATCCGAACGAAAACGCGGGAGCAGGATTATACTAAAGAGCTTGATTTCCTCAATACCAGTGGCCTAGTGCAATGCCAGAGCTGCCAGACTAAGCTGGCACCCGGCCAGAAGTTTTGCCCCAACTGTGGCACGCCCAGCGTCGTGGCCCAAGCCAAGGAAAAATTCTGCGTGGGTTGCGGTAGTAGCATGAAGCCTGATCAGAAGTTCTGCGCTGATTGCGGGAGTAAGCAGTAG